A region of Neovison vison isolate M4711 chromosome 7, ASM_NN_V1, whole genome shotgun sequence DNA encodes the following proteins:
- the BCAT2 gene encoding branched-chain-amino-acid aminotransferase, mitochondrial: MAAAALGQIWARKLLPASWLLCGPRRYASSNFKAADLQLEMTQEPHQKPDPSKPLVFGKIFTDHMLVVEWKEEKGWGQPRIQPFQNLMLHPACSGLHYSMQLFEGMKAFKGSDKRVRLFRPWLNMDRMLRSALRLCLPSFDKVELLECICRLVEVDKDWVPEGKDTSLYIRPVLIGNEPSLGVTRSSQALLFVILCPVGAYFPGDAVDPVSLLADPTFIRAWTGGVGDYKLGGNYGPTVLVQQEAKKRGCEQVLWLYGPDHQLTEVGTMNIFIYWTHEDGVLELVTPPLDGVILPGVVRQSLLDLARTWGEFRVAERKITMKELSRALEERRVREVFGSGTACQVCPVHQILYQGKHLHIPTMENGPELILRFLKELKAIQYGAGAHDWMLPV, from the exons ATGGCCGCAGCCGCACTGGGACAG ATTTGGGCCCGAAAACTCCTCCCTGCCTCTTGGCTTCTATGTGGCCCCAGAAGATATGCCTCATCTAACTTCAAG GCTGCAGACCTGCAGCTGGAAATGACGCAGGAGCCTCACCAGAAGCCTGACCCCAGCAAGCCCCTGGTGTTTGGGAAGATATTCACTGACCACATGCTGGTGGTAGaatggaaggaggagaagggctGGGGCCAGCCCCGTATCCAGCCCTTCCAGAACCTCATGCTGCACCCCGCCTGCTCTGGCCTCCACTACTCGATGCAG CTCTTCGAGGGCATGAAGGCGTTCAAAGGCAGCGACAAGCGAGTGCGCCTCTTCCGCCCCTGGCTCAACATGGACCGGATGCTGCGCTCGGCCCTGCGCCTCTGCCTGCCG AGTTTTGATAAGGTCGAGTTGCTCGAGTGTATCTGCCGGCTGGTGGAAGTGGACAAGGACTGGGTCCCTGAGGGCAAGGATACCAGCCTCTACATCCGGCCTGTGCTCATCGGAAACGAG CCCTCCCTAGGCGTCACCCGCTCCTCGCAAGCGCTCCTGTTTGTCATTCTCTGCCCCGTGGGCGCATACTTCCCTGGAGACGCCGTGGATCCTGTCTCCCTCCTGGCCGACCCAACCTTCATCCGGGCCTGGACAGGTGGGGTGGGTGACTACAAGCTGGGGGG GAATTACGGCCCCACCGTGTTGGTGCAGCAGGAGGCGAAAAAGAGGGGCTGTGAACAGGTGCTCTGGCTCTACGGGCCTGACCACCAGCTCACCGAGGTGGGCACCATGAACATCTTCATCTACTGGACCCACGAGGATGGGG TGCTGGAACTGGTGACCCCCCCACTGGACGGTGTCATCTTGCCCGGAGTCGTCAGACAGAGTCTGCTGGACCTGGCTAGGACCTGG GGTGAGTTCCGGGTGGCAGAGCGGAAGATCACCATGAAGGAGTTGTCTCGGGCGCTGGAGGAGAGGCGGGTCCGGGAAGTCTTTGGCTCTGGCACCGCTTGCCAGGTCTGCCCTGTGCACCAAATCTTGTACCAAGGCAAG CATTTGCACATTCCCACCATGGAAAACGGGCCTGAGCTTATCCTCCGCTTCCTGAAGGAGCTGAAGGCGATCCAG